A single genomic interval of Longimicrobium sp. harbors:
- the larB gene encoding nickel pincer cofactor biosynthesis protein LarB, whose product MTPERLRALLAEVAAGAATVEDAERRLAWEPFEELGFASVDHHRALRQGYPEVVFGQGKTPEQVTAIAERIAARGDGFLATRLAPDAAETLAAKIPGIELNTLGRTAWLAPREPISRRVRGSVLVVTAGTSDLPVAEEAAVTAAAFGNPVERLTDVGVAGIHRLLSRTERLRSAAVVIVVAGMEGALPSVVGGLVSVPVIAVPTSVGYGASFGGIAALLGMLNSCASGVTVVNIDNGFGAAAAASRINLLPPS is encoded by the coding sequence TTGACCCCCGAGCGGCTGCGCGCCCTGCTGGCGGAGGTCGCCGCGGGCGCGGCGACGGTGGAGGACGCGGAGCGGCGCCTGGCCTGGGAGCCGTTCGAGGAGCTGGGATTCGCCTCGGTCGATCACCACCGCGCGCTGCGGCAGGGCTACCCCGAGGTGGTGTTCGGCCAGGGGAAGACGCCCGAGCAGGTCACCGCCATCGCCGAGCGCATCGCCGCGCGGGGGGACGGCTTCCTGGCCACGCGGCTCGCCCCCGACGCGGCCGAGACGCTGGCCGCGAAGATCCCCGGCATCGAGCTGAACACCCTCGGCCGCACGGCCTGGCTCGCCCCGCGCGAGCCCATCTCCCGCAGGGTGCGCGGCAGCGTCCTGGTCGTCACCGCGGGGACGAGCGACCTTCCCGTGGCCGAGGAGGCGGCGGTGACGGCGGCCGCGTTCGGGAATCCGGTGGAGCGGCTCACCGACGTCGGCGTCGCCGGGATCCACCGGCTCCTCTCGCGCACCGAGCGCCTGCGCTCCGCCGCCGTGGTCATCGTCGTGGCGGGGATGGAGGGCGCGCTCCCCTCCGTCGTCGGCGGCCTCGTCTCCGTCCCCGTGATCGCCGTTCCCACCAGCGTGGGCTACGGCGCGTCGTTCGGCGGGATCGCGGCGCTGCTGGGGATGCTGAACTCGTGCGCGTCCGGCGTCACCGTGGTCAACATCGACAACGGCTTCGGCGCGGCCGCCGCCGCCAGCCGCATCAACCTTCTGCCCCCCTCCTGA